The Brevundimonas sp. SORGH_AS_0993 genome segment ATCTCGACGGCGCGCTGGATGGTGGCGGCGTCCTGCGCCTGGGCCACGGGTGCGGCGACGAGACCCAGCGCGAGGTTAAGCGTCAGGGTCAGGACGCTGGCGATCGACAGACGAAGGGACATGGACAGGCTCCGGAACAGGGAGCCGGACCCTGTTCCGATTCAGCCGTGCTGGAAATAGGGTTCGACCGGGCCTTGCAGCTTGACGGTCAGGGCCTTGCCCTTGCGGTCCACGCGGTTGCCCAGGGCCAGGCGCACCCAGCCCTCGGAGACGCAATATTCCTCGACGTTGGTCTTTTCCTCGCCCTTGAAGCGGATGCCGACGCCGCGCTGCAGCACCTCGGCGTCGTGATACGGGCTGGACGGATCGACCGAGAGGCGGTCGGGGGGCGTGTCGGACATGGTTTCGGTACGCTCGGGTCGTGGGAAGGCGCGGTGATAGACGGACGCGCCGCGCCTGCCAACCGAAACCGCCGCCGGAAAGCCGTATGCCGGACGCTGCGCGTAGACTGCGGGAGGGCCTATTGCACCGTTTGACGCGGCTGGGCGTTGGCGGCGGCCGAGGGCTGATAGGGCTGAGGCGTCGTCGGGGCGGGCGTCGCAGCGGCCGGCTTGGGGGCCGGACGGCGCGCGGGCGGACGGGCGGCGGGGCGCGACGCGGGACGGCTTTGGGCCGTGCGGGCGCCCGGCGTCGCCGCAGAAGGCGTGGCGTTGGCGGCGGGCGTCGCAGTCGGCGCGGCCGCCGGACTCGTATTCTGGGCCGGCGTCGGCTGCGGCGGCGGGGTGGCGGCCTCGGCGGCGGCGGCGCGGGCGGCCATCTGCTGGGCCTGGAAGCGGGCCGCCAGCTTTTCCGTCAGTTCGCGGGCCTGGGGCGGGGTCATCTGGGACATGATGGCCGCCAAGGTGCGCGGCCGCATGGCGGCGGCGACCGGCAGGCGCACCCGATCCTCCAGCGACGCCATGACGGGCGCGGCGTCCTTGGGCCGCATGGCGGAATAGACCTGGACCAGGCGGTCGATCTCGGCCTTTTCGCGCTCGTCGACCTGCCCCAGCATCTGCTTCATCTCGACCTTCAACGCCTCCAGCGCCTTGACCTTGGCGTCCAGCTTCTGTTCGGCGGCGACCATCAGCGGCAGGGTGGTGGCGAAGTCCTGGTCGCGCGCGTCCAACTGGCTGCGGCGCTGCGACAGGGACTGGATGATCTTCAGTTCGGCCGGCGAAATCCCCGCCTGCTGGGCCAGTTGTTCCGGCGTCAGGGCGCAGGCGGTCGGCAGGACGGGCTTGGGCGCGCCGCCTGCGGCGGCTGCGCTTGTGGCCGCGTCCTCGGCCCAGGCCTTGGCCCCGTCGAACAGACCGGGCGCCAACCCGACCGCGCGCACGGCGACGACCCCGCCGATGGCGACGGCGATCAGGGGCAGAATGCGGGGGATGCGGGCCATGGACTAGGGCTTTCCGAACTCAGGCGGCGAACAGATCGTCGTCGAGATTACGACGCGCGGCGTTGAGGCTTTGTTGGGCGGCATGGTTAGCGGACCGTCCCGCCGTCAGGGCGTGAACGATGGCGGCGACATTCTCACGGCCCGCCGGCGCGCTGGCGCGCTGGCTGGTCGCGGGACCGGCCAGACCCTGGATGCGTTCGGCCAGGGCGGCCATGCGGCGGGCGCGGTCTTCGTCCTCAGACGCCGACGCGGGCGCCGACGCGGGCGCGGCGGGCGGCGGCGTCTGGCGCACGATCTCCAGTCGGGGGGTCGGCTCCTCGACGC includes the following:
- a CDS encoding DUF6468 domain-containing protein, with the protein product MAGMIMDAVLMLLLVAAVGYGVKLERKLSALRAGQLAFAQAVTDLNAAAGRAEAALATLRASGQETDLLHDRIIKAREVKAQLETLIARAPTPMPTPRVEEPTPRLEIVRQTPPPAAPASAPASASEDEDRARRMAALAERIQGLAGPATSQRASAPAGRENVAAIVHALTAGRSANHAAQQSLNAARRNLDDDLFAA
- a CDS encoding MotE family protein; the encoded protein is MARIPRILPLIAVAIGGVVAVRAVGLAPGLFDGAKAWAEDAATSAAAAGGAPKPVLPTACALTPEQLAQQAGISPAELKIIQSLSQRRSQLDARDQDFATTLPLMVAAEQKLDAKVKALEALKVEMKQMLGQVDEREKAEIDRLVQVYSAMRPKDAAPVMASLEDRVRLPVAAAMRPRTLAAIMSQMTPPQARELTEKLAARFQAQQMAARAAAAEAATPPPQPTPAQNTSPAAAPTATPAANATPSAATPGARTAQSRPASRPAARPPARRPAPKPAAATPAPTTPQPYQPSAAANAQPRQTVQ
- a CDS encoding DUF3297 family protein produces the protein MSDTPPDRLSVDPSSPYHDAEVLQRGVGIRFKGEEKTNVEEYCVSEGWVRLALGNRVDRKGKALTVKLQGPVEPYFQHG